The following proteins are encoded in a genomic region of Reichenbachiella sp.:
- a CDS encoding lipocalin family protein → MKNFLQSVLFAFSLVFVAACSSEDPEPAEGSGTWKLESFVLADFPAGFTSNEDTPAPIDGITFGGFTYTSYTLSLNGDNTFDRTVGLEGAPSLIDDGLWSIEGDDLVLKNKEDEDEFTQEFSINIKEEKRLWISQPATFGGWFHDDTIAALNSRFNSNTEINDYLNSLTDEEYAKYLNTLEIELIYAFILDEN, encoded by the coding sequence ATGAAAAATTTTTTACAATCCGTTTTGTTTGCTTTCTCTCTTGTTTTTGTTGCTGCTTGTAGTAGTGAAGATCCTGAGCCTGCAGAGGGTTCTGGGACTTGGAAGCTGGAATCATTTGTATTAGCTGATTTTCCTGCAGGGTTTACAAGTAATGAGGATACACCTGCTCCGATTGATGGTATTACTTTTGGTGGTTTTACCTATACCAGTTACACCCTGTCTTTAAATGGTGATAATACTTTTGATCGAACTGTCGGTTTAGAAGGTGCCCCAAGCTTGATTGACGACGGCTTGTGGTCTATTGAAGGTGACGATTTAGTTCTTAAAAACAAAGAGGATGAGGATGAATTTACGCAAGAATTCTCTATTAATATTAAGGAAGAAAAAAGGCTTTGGATTAGTCAGCCAGCAACATTTGGAGGTTGGTTTCATGATGACACAATCGCGGCTCTGAATTCTCGTTTTAATTCTAATACCGAGATAAATGATTATCTCAATAGTCTAACTGATGAAGAATATGCCAAGTACTTGAATACGCTTGAAATAGAATTAATCTACGCCTTTATCTTGGACGAGAATTAA
- a CDS encoding PD-(D/E)XK nuclease family protein, translated as MATHNNFLQSLAQKCQDQFGNQCDQLTIIFPNKRAGVYFADYLAQLYDRPIWSPVILSFEEFVEQKQNKNFADDLQMIFLLYKAYKEIVKQPEDFDVFFPWGEMILKDYNDIDNYLVDVDHIFRVIKSQKELDEAFQHLSEKDQQIIQGFWKGFLPTPNKKQTEFISTWSILAELYARFNALLDESGLIYKGRMFREYADQVSSEETTIWFAGFNALTRAEEKIIKSYLEFGTADIFWDVDEYYFNDNNQESGTFFREYAADEHFKASITRDLKQTINEASLSIDVLSAPFGMGQIKAAAQKIEKLSLSSAEQSELLVILTDESLLQNVLHALPEQIEKANVTMGWPIAQSRIYLFISKAISLYDKYQSNGLKKILHKEVLNILEYNDLLNITQERINKFDSIGIKNNNVYPSVEYVIEEFPELGTILKSVETTQELLTQFIAFFSELEFNNLTDIDRSVAVLIHSTLKRIDSALKQHGVALSFTSFNRLFLKLGNTLKLPLSGDHKQGIQMMGILETRNLSFKHVLIIGMNEGKWPKDSSNTSFIPYNIRKAFDLPTVEHQDAMQSYLFYRLLHSAENLWISYNNISEFNHNGELSRYVRQLQFESNLAFNTSALVNPIVAESSPEITIQKQGEVLNKLGEFLSTESEPIKRLSPSALNTYIDCKLKFYFQHIEKIKEPDELLEDMDPSLFGNLLHGAMEHLYENKKHWTAEDIKHSKTELDQAIRQSFKDQKLSEERVQTGRQLIAYEVIKSYMQRILVFDESHSPFTILGLEATDYFVDFPIETIDGSVKVGLKGVIDRIDEYGETVRVLDYKSGRDDRKFGLMFDLIDGKSNKRNKAVFQLFYYCLLYKENHPDIKRPIQPGLFNSKDLFDDKFDALITQTIDRKNRLVLNYADFEEEFKEVLLYLLTEMFNPDIPFSQTEDEQKCQYCAYKQICNKG; from the coding sequence TTGGCAACTCACAACAATTTTCTACAATCTCTTGCACAAAAGTGTCAGGATCAATTTGGCAACCAATGTGATCAGCTCACCATCATCTTCCCCAACAAAAGAGCTGGTGTATATTTTGCTGATTATCTGGCACAATTATATGATCGCCCGATTTGGTCGCCCGTCATCCTAAGCTTCGAGGAATTTGTAGAGCAAAAACAAAACAAGAATTTTGCGGATGACCTTCAGATGATTTTTCTCTTGTATAAAGCTTACAAAGAGATCGTAAAACAACCGGAGGATTTTGATGTCTTTTTTCCATGGGGTGAGATGATCCTCAAAGATTATAATGACATCGATAACTATCTGGTAGATGTTGATCACATTTTTAGAGTCATAAAATCACAAAAAGAGCTCGACGAAGCTTTCCAACATTTATCTGAAAAGGATCAACAGATCATTCAAGGATTTTGGAAGGGCTTCCTTCCTACTCCCAATAAAAAACAAACTGAGTTTATATCCACCTGGTCGATTCTTGCTGAATTATACGCTCGATTCAATGCGCTTTTAGACGAAAGTGGATTGATCTATAAAGGAAGAATGTTTCGCGAATATGCGGATCAAGTTTCTTCCGAAGAAACAACTATTTGGTTTGCCGGATTCAATGCCTTGACCAGAGCTGAAGAAAAGATCATCAAGTCTTATTTAGAATTTGGTACAGCGGACATCTTTTGGGATGTGGATGAGTATTACTTCAATGATAACAATCAGGAGTCAGGCACTTTTTTTAGGGAATATGCAGCTGATGAGCATTTCAAAGCAAGTATCACAAGGGATCTAAAACAAACGATCAATGAGGCCAGTCTATCTATTGACGTTCTGTCAGCTCCTTTTGGAATGGGGCAAATTAAAGCCGCTGCTCAAAAAATTGAGAAGTTGTCTCTTTCAAGTGCTGAGCAATCAGAATTACTTGTCATTCTTACGGATGAATCATTACTTCAGAATGTATTGCATGCCCTACCCGAGCAAATTGAAAAAGCAAACGTGACAATGGGATGGCCAATTGCCCAATCCAGAATCTATCTTTTCATCTCAAAAGCCATTTCACTCTATGACAAGTATCAGTCCAATGGTTTAAAAAAAATATTGCATAAAGAAGTGCTGAACATCCTTGAATACAATGACCTGCTTAACATTACTCAAGAACGAATCAACAAGTTTGATTCGATTGGTATTAAAAACAATAACGTATATCCATCGGTTGAATACGTTATAGAAGAATTCCCAGAGCTCGGTACAATTCTAAAATCAGTTGAGACTACACAAGAGCTCCTCACTCAATTCATTGCATTCTTCAGCGAATTGGAATTCAATAATCTCACTGACATAGACCGTTCTGTAGCAGTGTTGATTCATAGCACGCTGAAAAGGATCGACTCTGCCCTAAAACAGCATGGCGTAGCACTCAGCTTTACCTCATTTAACAGGCTCTTTCTAAAATTAGGAAATACCCTTAAGTTGCCGCTATCTGGAGACCACAAACAAGGCATACAGATGATGGGGATTTTAGAAACCAGAAATCTTTCTTTCAAGCATGTTCTAATTATAGGAATGAATGAAGGAAAGTGGCCCAAAGACAGCTCAAACACCTCTTTCATTCCCTACAATATTCGAAAAGCATTTGATCTCCCTACGGTCGAACATCAAGATGCTATGCAGTCTTATTTGTTTTATCGTTTGTTGCATAGTGCAGAAAACCTTTGGATCTCGTACAACAACATATCTGAATTCAATCATAATGGTGAACTAAGTCGATATGTGCGGCAGTTACAGTTTGAGTCTAACCTTGCCTTTAATACCTCGGCTCTAGTGAACCCAATTGTGGCCGAATCGTCGCCAGAAATCACTATTCAAAAACAAGGAGAGGTACTGAATAAGTTAGGTGAATTTCTAAGTACTGAGTCTGAGCCAATCAAAAGGTTATCTCCTTCAGCTCTGAATACTTATATAGACTGCAAGCTTAAGTTCTACTTTCAGCACATCGAAAAAATCAAGGAACCCGATGAGTTATTGGAAGACATGGATCCCTCGTTGTTTGGCAACCTCTTACATGGCGCCATGGAGCACCTGTATGAAAACAAAAAGCATTGGACGGCAGAAGATATCAAGCATTCTAAAACTGAATTAGATCAAGCCATTCGACAGTCCTTCAAAGATCAAAAACTTTCTGAAGAACGTGTACAAACCGGACGTCAATTAATAGCCTATGAGGTCATCAAATCTTATATGCAACGTATTTTGGTTTTTGATGAATCTCATTCACCTTTTACTATTCTAGGACTAGAAGCCACGGATTACTTTGTAGACTTCCCTATAGAAACCATCGATGGAAGTGTGAAGGTTGGCCTCAAGGGTGTCATTGACAGGATCGACGAATATGGCGAAACAGTAAGAGTCCTGGACTATAAATCTGGGAGAGACGACAGAAAGTTCGGGTTGATGTTCGATTTGATTGACGGCAAGTCGAACAAAAGAAACAAAGCAGTATTTCAACTTTTCTACTATTGCCTACTTTATAAAGAGAACCACCCGGACATAAAACGCCCCATTCAGCCAGGATTATTCAACAGTAAAGATCTGTTTGACGATAAATTCGATGCTTTAATTACGCAAACCATCGATCGCAAGAACAGGTTAGTGCTCAACTATGCTGACTTTGAAGAAGAGTTCAAAGAGGTACTGCTTTACTTACTCACAGAAATGTTCAACCCCGATATCCCCTTTTCACAGACCGAAGATGAGCAAAAATGTCAGTATT